The Rhinatrema bivittatum chromosome 10, aRhiBiv1.1, whole genome shotgun sequence DNA segment TTGGAACACAGGACATctttggaacatggaacatcttggaacacgctatcaggaaccggtactcgctcctcgaaggcccatgttccctgactccatgcctgtgtccatctcctcttctacttggaagaattcgctacagacaccagcTGTGAGtactactcctcagagctgttcccctggaaccaggtactcgctcctcgagggcctgcctccgttccatcaccagtgccatctcctacatggaactgctgcgtgagtacttgccaacgagtctctgcacccagggatctggtactcactcctcgagggccagctctccctatctcggggcttctccttACTGGGGACACTGTGAATGTCTCATTTTACTcatttctctcagttcttttcacttcagcactgctaccggagttaccgctgttccagtgccctgaggaatactagcccagccgggccccatcttctactcactactgccacctctggtggcttcacaaactgtctaataaaagatataatctgtttgtgtgtccagagctgagtctgacctgtggcccctcaagggacttccccctgtgggcgtggtcagctgccacagtgtccaagggtccacccaaaccttacaaaacataacagggCGCAGTGTCCcatgaggaaagggaggatgatTTAACTGAGACATACAAAGCAGGTTGGAAAGCAAAAGGAGGATCAGATGTGTTATTTGTCTTCTTTTGTAAGAAAtgtcaactctttgtttcctctcTTCACAGCTCTCCCTACCTGCTTGAGTTtgtggaggtgggagggatccTGACTCTGCTGGAAATACTGGGGCTGAAAGAGCAGAAAGAAGAGAACATGAGAGAGGCCCTCAATCTCCTGCAGATCTTGGCCAGCTCTGGCAGGAAGTTCAAAGAACTCATCTGTGAGAGCTATGGTAAGGGGCATCGTACTCACTGTTCACTCTAGCATGCTGACCTCCGACCAGCGAGACCCATCCCAGCCCCGCTCAATGCGGAGAGGGTGGCCGACCAAGCCTCTTCTCCCCTGCATCTTACAGCGGCTTCCTTCGGAGCCCGGTGCCTGCGTGTCCATAGATTGGTTGTAAGCAGTGCtgctgagtgataggagaggatACCGTACAGTCCCAGGGAGCTTTCAGCTCTAACAAGTTCTAGAAAAAGGAATAAAGCCCCACTCTTTCAGTGACCTTTTTATGTGTTTGTTCACTTTCTCAAAGAAAGCAGACTGCTTTTTGAGTGTAGGAGGAGATGTAGCAGTATTTGATCTTTGCAGTACCTGAAGCTATTATTCTCTCGCGTGCTGTAGCCGGAGTGTGGTAAGTTAGATGAAGGAACCTCTGCATTCTAGCATTTCGACAGTCACCAGGGAAATGAGTGACGTTCCTGACTTGGCCTGCTAGAAGCGGCCTAGCCAGCCGCTCTAAATTACACCTCTGTTAGCTTTCATGAAATACCCACCACAGGTGTACGAGGGATTGCAGAGACTCTAGCAATGACCAGGTCAGAAGAGGTTCGGGAGCAGGCCCAGCAACTGTTGGAGTGTTTGGCCCAAGGCAACCCCAAGTACCAGAATCAAGTGTACAAAGGTCTGATTGCAGTGCTTCCATGTGCATCCCCCAAAGCCCAGCAGCTGGCCCTGCAGACGCTGCAGATCGTGCAGGTAAGCACAGGTAGACATGtgcctcttggggggggggggggggattgacaTTTTATTATTCTTTAATGATTTCCTCAATACATTTTTTGTGTTGTTTCAGTCAGCAGTGAAGTCCTCACCCAGCAGCATTGTGGAGGCCCTGCTCGGAGTGCTGCAGACAATGCATCTGGAGGTTCAGTATGAAGGTAAAAGGCAATGCAGCCCAAGTTTTTCCTGTCCCAGAGATTTACATTTTCAGAGAAATAAGGAGGGTACAGTTACCCACTGTATTCTTTTCACGAGGACTGTgaaaggaatgatctgaaaactGGCCTTATAATAACAGCAGATGTTATGTACACAAGTGCTCCAAGGGAAAACCACACCAAGGGATGTTCAGCTACTGGTATGGCTGATCTGATGTGACCTTTCTGAATCAGCAGGCCAGAGGCAAGCACCATTTCATCTGTAGCTCcctaaattacctccatagcacAAAATAGCATCAGCCTCAGGGCCCGCCGTCACCATTCTGATGCATTGAGGTACGTCTGTATTTTCCTAAAACGGCACTGTTATACAATAAAATAGCGTCAACATTAGAGCTACTAGTGCCATTCTGTTATACTGAGGTATATCTCTAGCTCCCTACAATCACACCTCTGTACAACAAAACAGCATCAACCtcagggccaccagcaccattctTTTATAGTGAGGTATATCTCTATCTCCCTACAACGGCACCTCTGTACAACAAAACTGCGCCAACCTCAAGGCCACCAACGCCATTCTGTTATACTGAGGTATATCTCTATCTCCCTACAATCTCACCTCTGTACAATAAAACAGCGTCAACCtcagggccaccagcaccattctGTTACACTGAGGTATATCTCTATCTCCCTACAATCTCACCTCTGTACAATAAAACAGCGTCAACCtcagggccaccagcaccattctGTTACACTGAGGTATATCTCTATCTCCCTACAATCTCACCTCTGTACAATAAAACAGCATCAACCtcagggccaccagcaccattctTTTATAGTGAGGTATATCTCTATCTCCCTACAACGGCACCTCTGTACAACAAAACTGCGCCAACCTCAAGGCCACCAATGCCATTCTGTTATACTGAGGTATATCTCTATCTCCCTACAACGGCACCTCTGTACAACAAAACAATGTCAACCtcagggccaccagcaccattctGTTATACTGAGGTACATCTCTATCTCCCTACAACGGCACCTCTGTACAACAAAACAGCGTCAACCTCAGGGCCACCAATGCCATTCTGTTACACTGAGGTATATCTCTATCTCCCTACAATCTCACCTCTGTACAATAAAACAGCGTCAACCtcagggccaccagcaccattctGTTACACTGAGGTATATCTCTATCTCCCTACAATCGCACCTCTGTACAACAAAGCAGCGTCAACCtcagggccaccagcaccattctGTTATACTGAGGTATATCTCTATCTCCCTACAACGGCACCTCTGTACAACAAAACTGCGCCAACCTCAAGGCCACCAACGCCATTCTGTTATACTGAGGTATATCTCTATCTCCCTACAACGGCACCTCTGTACAACAAAACAATGTCAACCtcagggccaccagcaccattctGTTATACTGAGGTACATCTCTATCTCCCTACAACGGCACCTCTGTACAACAAAACAGCGTCAACCtcagggccaccagcaccattctGTTACACTGAGGGATATCTCTATCTCCCTACAATCGCACCTCTGTACAACAAAACAGCGTCAACCTCAGGGCCACCAACGCCATTCTGTTATACTGAGGTATATCTCTATCTCCCTACAATCTCACCTCTGTACAATAAAACAGCGTCAACCtcagggccaccagcaccattctGTTACACTGAGGTATATCTCTATCTCCCTACAATCGCACCTCTGTACAACAAAGCAGCGTCAACCtcagggccaccagcaccattctGTTATACTGAGGTATATCTCTATCTCCCTACAACGGCACCTCTGTACAACAAAACTGCGCCAACCTCAAGGCCACCAACGCCATTCTGTTATACTGAGGTATATCTCTATCTCCCTACAACGGCACCTCTGTACAACAAAACAATGTCAACCtcagggccaccagcaccattctGTTATACTGAGGTACATCTCTATCTCCCTACAACGGCACCTCTGTACAACAAAACAGCGTCAACCTCAGGGCCACCAATGCCATTCTGTTACACTGAGGTATATCTCTATCTCCCTACAATCTCACCTCTGTACAATAAAACAGCGTCAACCtcagggccaccagcaccattctGTTACACTGAGGGATATCTCTATCTCCCTACAATCGCACCTCTGTACAACAAAGCAGCGTCAACCtcagggccaccagcgccattctGTTATACTGAGGTATATCTCTATCTCCCTACAACGGCACCTCTGTACAATAAAACAACGCCAACCtcagggccaccagcaccattctGTTATACTGAGGTATATCTCTATCTCCCTACAACGGCACCTCTGTACAATAAAACAACGCCAACCtcagggccaccagcaccattctGTTATACTGAGGTATATCTCTATCTCCCTTCAAAGGCACCTCTGTACAACAAAACAGCATCAACCtcagggccaccagcgccattctGTTATACTGAGGTATATCTCTATCTCCCTTCAACGGCACCTCTGTACAACAAAACAGCATCAACCtcagggccaccagcgccattctGTTATACTGAGGTATATCTCTATCTCCCTACAACGGCACCTCTGTACAACAAAACAGCATCAACCTCAGGGCCACCAGCGCTATTCTGTTATACTGAGGTATATCTCTATCTCCCTTCAACGGCACCTCTGTACAACAAAACAGCATCAACCtcagggccaccagcgccattctGTTATACTGAGGTATATCTCTATCTCCCTACGTACAtttagactcagtaaaaagtataatgtatttttataagtcaatataagtgttctcgggagatgctgggtactgggtgcccttcgtcttacaatctgaccagcatctctctggatacaggaagtgatccttcttttataggtaacatTCAAATAgaggaaaaggatagaaggttctggagacttgcatgactgcccaaagaatcatttacataagttgtgatgtcaaatgcatgattaaatcatccctaactatccctgtttggcttcccaggatgtgtagcccatttcccatgactttctttgttctggtaaactcttactggtcaagtCAATCAACAGGTCTGTAACTGTATGGATTACAAattcctgagaatagtgcctgaagctcccctgtggtgactctatgaatagacatcacctgtctggtgccagcttgcctcctcagatatccagggacattctgtaagtcactcagagtccattcagctcaggcaggccaaagatacgcagaggcttctgggatttccttctccatgttggtatACTTCTCAATACCAAGCAGCCCAGTCTAATCTCAGACTCAGATCAATGTTCTACTTCTCTACAGTGGTTGAAGGAGTCTCTGACTGAGCCCTGATGGCCTTGTAGAGGACTGACACTACCTTCCTATGTAAATCTTTGCCTAttaaggctttttaaaatacagagggAAGCTTCCGTACCCATCCACCTCTCACCAGTTCTGAGATCTCTTCCTTCAGGTTAGTATATAATACTTTAGAGGCTGAACCAATTCCATATTCATCCTGAAGTTGATTGAAGGGTATCTATCCTTCGGCATCCCAAAGTTGTCCCAGATGTCTCAATCCCATCTCCCACGATTTCTTGGTTTCATTGTTGAATGTGTGGACTGAGAGACTCATATTACAGTAGAGCAAAGACACAAGCGACGGGCCATCTCCAGGACTTTATATGTTTGAGCCAACACGTAGTTAGATCTGGGCGCTATGCAGACCACAGCCGAAGACTGAAAAAGGTTCATCAAAATGGCACAATCTAGCCCTCCAACTGCCCCACTGTCTAGTGACAACCAAGTTAATGTAGGGTCCCTTGATGCAGTCCAATAGTATCCCTATAAGTTGAGTAGAGCCATCCTAGCTTTGGCTTTAGGACAATAAAACATCGACATCCTGATCTAGGGGCCCTATCTCCCCAAATACATTTAGAAAGGAAGTTTTCCAAAACTAAAAAGATACCTGTGGGCAGGGAACAGAGCACAAGTTGAAACAGATATAACTCCATCTAGGCAGGATATTCATTTTTAGTACCCCTATTCTGCCTGCCTAGAAGAGTAAGAGGCCACTCCCATCCTGGAGGTCAGCCTATATCTTGCAGACCATAGGGGCATAGTTCAACCTGTAAATATCACCCCAGCGGCAGGGAATACAAATACCTAACTGTCGCCTGCTGGAAGGGTATAAGTGCCCTGAGCTTGCATCCCATTGACCCTGGGACCAGCataaatgtttctttcttttgctattgattttgtatCCCGAGGCCTGGCCATATTCACCAGTAGCCTCTAGTAATCTGGGAATGGTGTTCTTAAGATCAGTAATAAACAAAAGGATGTCGTCCACATAAAGTGAGATTTTATGCGTCTTACCCGCAAGGTGAAATCCCGCTACCATAGGATGTGCCCTTATCATGCAGGCTAGAGCCTCAATAGCTAAATCCAACAGGAGAGGCAAAAGTGGACAACCTTGCCTGGTGTACCCGTCGAGGTGGCGAAAGGGTCAGAGAGGGGTGGCGTCTGTAAGAACCCTAACTTCTGCGTGAGCATATAGAGCATGGACTCCCTTTATGAGTGGTGGAGCTAGGCCATACTTCCCTAGCAATACTGAAAAGCAATGACCGGTTCAGGCGGCTGAATGCCTTTCCACATCTAAGGCTACAATGACCCCTGACCTGGTCCCCTTCCTGCTTAATGCCATAATATAAAAAACCCGAAGCGTATTGACTGAAGACTGCCTGTCCTTGACAAATCCTGTCTGGTCCAGATGTCCTATTTCCAGCATAGTCCTTTCTGGCTGCACTTGTAACACTCTAGCTAGGATTTTGGTGTCAGCATTTAGCAGCGAGATCAGTGGATCCAGGACATCCTCACCCTTTTTAGGAAGCACCACTCTTAGCATCTCTTTCTTTTATCCACcatattttagctggataatgactccTCTGgataaaatctagccagataagtggctcagtATTAAAAGCTTGCCATGTAGATGGATAATAATtgtaagttatccggctaattgctttcatttatgtCTTTAAAACCTTTCTAGACTGCTTATCAACctttctaagcagtttacaacaaaacattcataaaaatataattaaaaacaattgGGGAAAGTGACAGATTCCTAAAAGCAAAAGCataaaatgaatataaaacaTAAGAGGCATAGAAATAACACCTATTACTAAAATCAAGATTAAGAACATATAACATGAAACTCAGAGACTGCAAATCGCTCATCACCAGGTCCTTGCCAATCCTAGCTGCTAGATGAAAATCTTTCTAGATGAAAATCGATTACTCTTCtcatcacaatatggcttccggaagaaccatagtacagaaacactTCTGGTGTCATTCTCGGATGCTATTCTAAAAACCCTCGATACTGGCCATTCCTACCTACTGGCTCTTCTTGATATctctgcggcatttgacactgtaaatcacgaTACACTCCTTTCCCGCCTTTCACAGATTGGCGTTGCAGGCACTGCTCTATCGTGGATCCAATCTTTTCTTAAGGATAGGAAATACAGTGTTAAAACAGACTGCCATGTATCAAAACCCAGAAAACTAgcacaaggtgttccacaaggatctgctctTTCATCCACACTTTTTAACACATACCTATCTCCACTCTGTCAACTTCTGGTAAAACTGAATCTCCCGCATTTTATATAcgcggatgatgtacagatctTCATCCCCATCAGCGATTCACTATCTAATGCTCAAAAAATCTGGGACTCTGctctggtggaaataaaaaaaagtacttaCTGAAAACTTCCTGGCAATAAACACTAACAAGACTGAGCTCCTCTTCATTACTTCTCACAATAACATCTCCTACAACCCTACCCAACACCCACCTTCGGACATTCTCAAgttacagcaagtccgcagccttggcgttatcatcGACGATcagttttcattaaagaaattcatcacgtCTACAATCAagaatggatttttcaaactacatacactaaaaagaatcaaaccgcttctgcatccacatgacttccggacagttgtacaagctacaatattgtcaaaactggattactgcaacgccaTACTCCTTGGTCTCCACAAAAACACCatacaaccactacagatgctgcaaaatgctgcagcacgcttACTCACTAACACGCACCgacatgaacatattactcctgctctcatgttccttcactggcttccggtagcatctaggattttattcaaagttcttacaCTCATTCATAAATCGatttataaccaagatatgcaatggttctccgatcagTTTATATTCCGCACATCAAAGacaccaataagaaaaatgcaccaagccaaactcgccACCCCttcacttaaacacatcaaacacgttgctACTAGAGACCGCACATTCACTATTGCCGGAACCaacctctggaacaaaatgcccacagacctgcgtctagaacactgccataagaaattcaagcagaatctcaaaacttggctgtttgaacaagcattctcCCAATGATCATCCGTTTCCTGAAATGCCTATTACCTAACCCTGATTTCTTTGATCCATATTTACTCGCCTAGTAATCACCGCCCATTGACTTATACCGCTGCTAATTTATTGACTTTATACCGCTGCTAATTTTTACCTTACCGATCTCTTACCTCACAATTATCATTTAAAATTGCCAGTAACTTTAGAATTTATTATCTTTAGTTTAATTGTTCTTTGTTTTTAACCTGTGTTTAATTTATATATGATGTGTCTTAACTTaacttgttttttaatttatctatGATGTGTTATGATATATGATATGTTCACAATAGTTAatattgtctgtaaagcttgttgctaattattgtttattgtaaaccaaggtgatgttattaacgtgccgcggtatataaaaaatcactaaataaataaataaataaatagggcttTAACCTGGCATGCATGGCTGGGATTTCATTCTGCCTGGTGAGCTTTTCCAAAGAGCTGGCCCCTTTGAATCCTGCTCTGAAAGTGCAGACTCTGCATTCAGGAAAGCTGCTTTGGGCCACATTAGAAAACAGCACAAGCAGATAATATTTTCACATCTCTGCACATTACTTAGAGAAATGTTGCTCGCACAAAAGGCAGGctgaaagcatttgaaaatgagatAGAAGGGCCGCAGCTCTCCGAAGACTCTGCCCGCCGCTGCCCCCTATGAGGACAATTGTCAGCTCTTTCCGCAGGAAGGCCTTAAAAGAGGCTCTTTCTGCTTTCGTTGACTCCTTGCCCATAGTGCACAGGTACTTTTGTTGCTGGGTACTCATggaagccaattttcaaaagaaaaactacAGTTGCTCTTGAATGTCAGCCTGATTAGGTAGAAAGGCATTGTCTCTTCCTGTTGTCACAGTTCTCTGCATGATCCAGCCGTGTTGTCTGTTGCAGCGCTGCAGCTGATCAAGGCACTTATGCACCATAACATCCGCTCCGCACTGCTCACTGGCTTGGTGAAGCTCCTAAAACCGTCTCTGAAAGACACCGAGAAAAGCAGGCCAAAGATTCTTGACGGTAAGAGACCAAAGCCTCTTCCTGTAGACCTTCCATCGGCGTTTGCCAGATTGATACTTGAGAATCAGAAACAGCAAGACTACGTTCCCTGGGCTGAGCTCCAAGGCTCCTATCCTACCCCTCACCCACTCATccaaaatgctgcttttcttttAGACACTGAATCAACAGGGGGCACCTTGTGTCTTGCCTACATCTTATAGTTGTGTGTGAAGTATTAAGGGTAAGCCTAGCGCCTCTCTGCCTTAAGGGATGAACCACCTTTTGGCGCTgtttatggggccgatgcaataaagggcACAGCTTAATGAGcaattggacacgtgttttgaacgcgctaggctaacacccgatgcaaaaaggggattagcgcaCCCAAACTCAGGcataactaatagcgctcattacatgtaaaagccatgcagatgaggctattggctatccCTGTTCATGGTCCAGACAAGTGGCTTTTGCATCcttatcagcagatggaggcagagaacaatcGCTCAAAATGAATTGATATGTTCACTGTTGGGGGTTTCGTTTGAACAGATTTATATTTGTTAAAGACATTCTCTGATTAAAAAGACATTTACAACCCATTCGCTAAATTCTATTCATCTCCTTGATATTAGCACAATTGCTTAATTATATGCAACCACATTAAATGCTAATGCAGCACACAATTCTATTTTTGATTAGGGTCCTTcctggaccatccctcaggtcaAGCCGGGTGAGCGGGAGGTTGGCAACATGCAGCGGTTGGAAAGCCAGGGGTCTTTCCCCTGAGGTCCTTCTTTCCCGAGTAAATCTTTTCATCTCTCTGTTTGGTTTGCGTGGctgtgtctttaaaaaaaaaaaaagaagcaagtttCCAGCCTAGGTCCTGTCAGGCAGCTGTGCAGGGGATGGAAGAGATCGTCAGTGGTCCTGCGGTGAATTCAGGGCAGCCTCTGAGGTGACTCCCACCGCCGGCATTGCAGGTTTGGCACGGCAGTCAGGTAGACCGTGCCACAAGTGCTCTGCAATGGTGCCGACTTCGGAGCACACCAAATCTGGTCAGCCCTGTGGCACCGGCTGCTTGCGGCTTGATTCAGCCGCGTTTTGCAGCGATTGTGCCACAGGAGGGGAGGGACCTTCCTCGGGGCCGGCAGCCGACAGGAGAGCCACCCAATCTCAGGGCCCTGTCAGAGAGGCTTTGGAAGGAGGTTTTGCCGCAGCAGGCAGGAGTGCTGCACTTGGCAGGAAACAGACTTCTTCTCATGAGTCtcgagattcccctcccccctcccctcttagCAGTGCAGGCCGGGGTTGAGGATCAGGGGGAGGATTTGTAGAGTGGCCACTTGGTCATCCCTTcgcactttcaccagacattatcaGTTAGCTGTGTGGACGCCAGAGGAGGCGAGTTTCGGTGAGAGTGTTCTGTGAGCAGGCCTTTTGGGTtcacatcccacttgtctggactgatctggggtatgaacaggaaagtaaaattggttcttacctgctaatgtttgttcctgAAATACCCCAAGTCAGTCCAGAGAGCCACCCCTGGATTCTGACTCTATTGTTGGAGTTAGTTCCTTAGAGCACAGCTTAGTTTTTATATAGTTGGAACCTTTGGACCGAAAGGGGTTTTTCCGTGTCCTTGGATGTGAGGGCTCCAGTTCAGGAGACTCCAACCTGGGATTCTTTGTTCGCCCTAGGAGGGGAAGTTGTTACTTGAGTTGATTTATGGCTCTACATtggtttgggtacaggtcaatactgagggactgcaggtggcactctcagttccTACAAAGCTTTTTAGTtctccacctccatctgctggtagggatgcaaaacccacttgtcaggaatgaaaattagcaggtaaaacccAATTTTCCTTTGCTCCCCGATGCAGATAATCTCAGCACGGCTAACACGCCCTtgttaacatggcaaatttaacgccagccccagagctggcattaagtcataCCTCGAGTCAAGGAGCCGTTAGCCAAGTGGCAATTTTCTGCTTCCTCCTTCTGGCTGCACAACAAGTTCCTCTAACTGACCGGCGGCTGTAGGGAGAATGTAGGCTCGATTGGACTAAACACACATGGTGCTGTCGCTTGGTGATTCTTTCTTCTTATCGGAGGTGAGCTTCCTTCTTCTTCTGCTCCCTCGAGGAGCCAGACGTCGGCAGGATCCGGGACTTTAAAAGTCGCCCAGACTTCCAGAGCCGGGAGGAGAGGAGTTATCTGCCTCGCCTTTCCTTGTTGGCAGTTAGCCCTGCAGTAGCGCACTAACCCCGCGCACAGCcgcgtctcctgggcgcccgatacTTTGCAGTGCTAGGGATACACAATTTCCCTTAGCGCATCCattttagcatggcagctcatttgaTTGTTGCATCAATACGAGTGCCTATTTTGCCACGCGTTTTCATTGCATTGGTCCCAATGTTAGGGAGAGGCCTGTATTCAGAAGCTTTAACCAAGTGAAGTAAGCCCACCTTTACCTCTAGCCCTCCTGAAGTCACAATCTAGCTTGTCTATGCAGGTCTTGCTCTGTAGCTTGCCTTCTCTTTGCTCTGCAGATCCTTCCATGTCTCTCCTGCTTCCATCCCTACCGGTGTTCATGCaacaagcagctgcagccaaaGCTGTCAGGTAAGAACATGGAGAGCCCTATGGTGGGGCAAGCAGAGCCCACTGGGCTGGGGCTCTTTAAAAATGCAAACCCAAACCCAGGAATTCTTGGATAAAACAAAGGCACAGTGTTGCATGCGGTTTCTTCGTGGCCATTG contains these protein-coding regions:
- the ARMH1 gene encoding armadillo-like helical domain containing protein 1 isoform X2; its protein translation is MCSVKEQEAINRLMAFLQEWDNGNKTTRSNILNDFIILNQGKTGPELEQEFSQGGSLFLARLTTWLRLSFMFGTCLNELLQAISIFLSAASGSPYLLEFVEVGGILTLLEILGLKEQKEENMREALNLLQILASSGRKFKELICESYGVRGIAETLAMTRSEEVREQAQQLLECLAQGNPKYQNQVYKGLIAVLPCASPKAQQLALQTLQIVQSAVKSSPSSIVEALLGVLQTMHLEVQYEALQLIKALMHHNIRSALLTGLVKLLKPSLKDTEKSRPKILDDPSMSLLLPSLPVFMQQAAAAKAVSMLSQESPDLCEELIRLQVVHHLLYAIGNQEHADSQRQASLALVYLVQTSPIVEEHVRTAIGETLFQLLMTNPETLYMTMDLIQAEILISNKVNIPESLHGKPLGM
- the ARMH1 gene encoding armadillo-like helical domain containing protein 1 isoform X1; amino-acid sequence: MCSVKEQEAINRLMAFLQEWDNGNKTTRSNILNDFIILNQGKTGPELEQEFSQGGSLFLARLTTWLRLSFMFGTCLNELLQAISIFLSAASGSPYLLEFVEVGGILTLLEILGLKEQKEENMREALNLLQILASSGRKFKELICESYGVRGIAETLAMTRSEEVREQAQQLLECLAQGNPKYQNQVYKGLIAVLPCASPKAQQLALQTLQIVQSAVKSSPSSIVEALLGVLQTMHLEVQYEALQLIKALMHHNIRSALLTGLVKLLKPSLKDTEKSRPKILDDPSMSLLLPSLPVFMQQAAAAKAVSMLSQESPDLCEELIRLQVVHHLLYAIGNQEHADSQRQASLALVYLVQTSPIVEEHVRTAIGETLFQLLMTNPETLYMTMDLIQAEILISNKVNIPESLHGKPLVREAAERNI
- the ARMH1 gene encoding armadillo-like helical domain containing protein 1 isoform X3 is translated as MCSVKEQEAINRLMAFLQEWDNGNKTTRSNILNDFIILNQGKTGPELEQEFSQGGSLFLARLTTWLRLSFMFGTCLNELLQAISIFLSAASGSPYLLEFVEVGGILTLLEILGLKEQKEENMREALNLLQILASSGRKFKELICESYGVRGIAETLAMTRSEEVREQAQQLLECLAQGNPKYQNQVYKGLIAVLPCASPKAQQLALQTLQIVQSAVKSSPSSIVEALLGVLQTMHLEVQYEALQLIKALMHHNIRSALLTGLVKLLKPSLKDTEKSRPKILDDPSMSLLLPSLPVFMQQAAAAKAVSMLSQESPDLCEELIRLQVVHHLLYAIGNQEHADSQRQASLALV